In Spirochaetales bacterium, one DNA window encodes the following:
- a CDS encoding glycosyltransferase family 4 protein, protein MKDKFRVGIICGKLGGVDGVSLEVEKWIQILTGLGHEIFTIAGKYVAPLPLIPKENQFCHMRIRFDSQEQQAYEKLVFPYISPSHIPINSNKRKKIIEELTIKGEEVAHEIYRFIKENSIDVIIAENTNAMPMTLLGALAVYHLSVTQRVATIFHHHDFWWERSRFSHNHIETLLNKIMPPADLGVEHIVISSYAARILQSIKRVQPKIIPNCEDFTNPPVMDDYNGNFRSDLGFKDGDILIVQPTRIVRRKRIEDAVELVSRLQHQFPSLEKKVHFIISLYQGDEQDDSYEEEIKQLAERKNVRLHLIADRVASRRSLNDKRERIYTNRDVLINADFITYLPLWEGFGNALLEAIAAKIPVAVNTYLVYKTDIKVTGVRNVEIRDQYDDKGRLIIPDSAVDRMNYLLMHPEEKKRIVEKNFKICKKEFGFETLKDKIADMIDEYKNEILASRIRLKKSKFNFSV, encoded by the coding sequence ATGAAAGATAAATTTCGGGTCGGCATCATCTGCGGCAAACTGGGCGGCGTTGACGGAGTTTCCCTCGAAGTGGAGAAATGGATACAGATCCTGACGGGGCTTGGACACGAGATATTCACGATTGCAGGCAAATATGTCGCCCCCCTTCCCCTTATCCCGAAGGAGAATCAATTCTGTCATATGAGGATCCGCTTCGACTCCCAGGAGCAGCAGGCGTATGAAAAACTGGTCTTTCCCTATATCAGCCCTTCACATATTCCCATCAACTCCAATAAACGGAAAAAGATCATCGAGGAACTCACCATCAAGGGAGAAGAGGTGGCACATGAAATTTACCGATTCATAAAGGAAAACTCGATCGATGTCATTATTGCTGAAAATACAAATGCCATGCCGATGACACTTCTCGGCGCCCTTGCGGTGTATCATCTATCGGTGACGCAGCGTGTGGCCACTATTTTTCACCACCACGACTTCTGGTGGGAACGAAGCAGATTCAGCCACAATCATATCGAAACACTCCTGAATAAAATCATGCCCCCCGCGGACCTTGGCGTCGAACACATCGTTATTTCTTCATACGCCGCCCGGATACTTCAATCGATCAAGCGAGTTCAACCGAAAATCATACCCAATTGCGAGGATTTTACCAACCCGCCCGTGATGGATGACTACAACGGTAATTTCAGAAGCGACCTCGGTTTCAAGGACGGCGATATCCTCATCGTCCAGCCCACGCGGATCGTGAGACGCAAACGTATCGAGGATGCAGTCGAACTCGTCTCGCGATTGCAGCACCAATTCCCTTCTCTTGAAAAGAAGGTTCATTTCATTATCTCCCTCTACCAGGGGGACGAACAGGATGACAGCTATGAAGAGGAAATAAAGCAGCTTGCGGAAAGAAAAAACGTACGCCTTCATCTGATCGCTGATCGTGTCGCTTCACGGCGCAGTTTGAACGACAAAAGGGAACGGATATACACGAACCGTGATGTTCTTATCAATGCCGATTTCATCACCTACCTTCCGTTATGGGAAGGATTCGGCAATGCATTGCTTGAAGCCATTGCCGCCAAAATTCCCGTTGCCGTCAACACATACCTTGTCTATAAAACCGATATAAAAGTGACCGGCGTGAGAAATGTCGAGATTCGCGATCAGTATGATGATAAAGGAAGACTTATCATCCCCGACAGCGCGGTCGACAGAATGAATTATCTCCTCATGCATCCGGAAGAAAAAAAGCGGATCGTCGAAAAAAATTTCAAAATATGCAAAAAGGAATTCGGTTTTGAAACTCTCAAGGATAAGATTGCCGATATGATCGATGAATACAAGAACGAGATTCTCGCTTCGCGCATACGGCTAAAAAAGAGCAAGTTCAACTTCAGCGTATAA
- a CDS encoding N-acetylmuramoyl-L-alanine amidase: MLFYRSYFIFTLGNGNKRWADFSKNKTDIGVYSVASYFFDDFITKQSQDVKKKLFSGFSHLSDKGAFSDKCLKASEEHDEWNWGDVYKGLLQSGESCCVCIPGYYHIVRKKNRENTSYPSAWRVTRDLSKEESKISQGIPLADYATVVKDLFMVRYGVAPEDYKGGVVEYFLPGAEIKKIVTKEKKTEEKKEESGTAEVKTEENKTEGTPTDGTDYYIVTIDGLNVRMSDSSGGKSFLKLNKGVIVEYIKTGKAEVIQGHNGTWINIRVSKGVEGWCYDRFLKKVDSKKNFIVLDGGKKKIKNVIVFLNPGHRNTKFDYGCVGFTDDWKTFAVKNMKERDGFYDTKIKREASVVLQIALKLKSQLEADNYSVEITRTTSSEVKSLDNVCQFVNKKLTDNSVKSKVAVFISLHTNSAAKKTLTKDELKKVRAKKIDGYYYYTFEDGTSSTIPVPDTTKSGGLIYMQKTVKNTKGDTILYKAHPKSIILQENIASELGGLKPGCVKKEANFKVLRDTREIPGVLLELGFMTNPDELNFLIKEENQKSICSKIVAGLNRCFK, encoded by the coding sequence ATGTTATTTTACAGAAGTTATTTCATTTTCACACTCGGAAACGGCAATAAACGGTGGGCGGATTTTTCAAAAAACAAAACGGATATAGGTGTCTATTCCGTCGCATCATATTTTTTCGACGATTTTATCACCAAACAATCACAAGACGTCAAAAAGAAGCTTTTCTCCGGTTTTTCTCATTTATCCGACAAAGGCGCGTTCAGCGACAAGTGCCTCAAGGCTTCCGAGGAGCATGACGAATGGAATTGGGGCGACGTTTATAAAGGCCTGCTGCAATCGGGTGAATCATGTTGCGTCTGCATCCCGGGTTATTATCACATTGTTAGAAAAAAGAATCGGGAAAACACCTCCTATCCATCGGCATGGAGAGTGACGAGGGACCTCTCGAAGGAAGAATCAAAAATATCGCAAGGTATTCCATTAGCCGACTATGCGACGGTCGTCAAGGATTTGTTTATGGTGAGGTACGGGGTAGCCCCCGAAGATTACAAAGGCGGGGTGGTCGAATATTTTCTTCCTGGCGCGGAAATCAAGAAAATCGTGACCAAAGAAAAAAAGACGGAGGAAAAAAAAGAAGAAAGCGGAACGGCGGAAGTAAAAACGGAAGAAAATAAGACGGAAGGAACCCCGACTGATGGAACCGATTATTATATCGTGACGATTGACGGGCTCAATGTGAGGATGAGCGATTCTTCGGGCGGAAAGAGTTTCCTCAAGCTGAATAAGGGGGTAATTGTCGAATATATCAAAACGGGAAAGGCGGAAGTCATTCAGGGGCATAACGGAACGTGGATAAATATACGGGTGTCGAAAGGTGTTGAGGGGTGGTGTTATGACCGGTTTTTGAAAAAAGTCGACAGTAAAAAAAATTTCATCGTTCTCGACGGCGGGAAGAAAAAAATAAAAAACGTCATTGTGTTTCTTAACCCCGGACATAGAAACACGAAATTCGATTACGGATGCGTCGGATTCACGGATGACTGGAAGACGTTTGCGGTAAAAAACATGAAAGAACGCGACGGCTTTTATGATACGAAAATAAAACGGGAAGCGTCCGTCGTGCTTCAGATCGCGTTAAAACTCAAAAGTCAACTGGAAGCCGACAATTATTCGGTTGAGATAACCCGCACGACTTCCTCCGAAGTCAAATCACTGGACAACGTCTGTCAATTCGTCAACAAGAAATTGACTGATAACAGCGTGAAATCGAAGGTGGCCGTTTTCATTTCCCTGCATACGAACTCGGCCGCTAAAAAAACACTGACGAAAGATGAGTTGAAAAAAGTTCGTGCCAAAAAGATAGACGGATACTATTATTATACATTTGAAGACGGAACCAGCTCCACGATTCCCGTTCCCGATACGACAAAATCGGGCGGATTGATTTATATGCAGAAAACCGTAAAGAATACGAAAGGAGATACGATCCTTTACAAGGCACATCCGAAAAGTATAATACTGCAGGAAAATATCGCTTCCGAACTCGGCGGCTTGAAGCCGGGTTGTGTCAAAAAGGAAGCGAATTTCAAAGTATTGCGCGATACCAGAGAGATACCCGGTGTTTTGCTGGAACTCGGGTTTATGACCAATCCGGATGAATTGAATTTTTTGATAAAGGAAGAAAATCAGAAGAGTATATGTTCAAAAATTGTCGCGGGCTTGAACCGCTGTTTCAAATAA